The window ATTCATATTAATCAGCATTGAAATTTGGGTTTGCCATAATGGAATTGTCGTCATGACGGAACTTTGAATTTTCTCTACTAGCATTTGGTTTGTTTGCTGAATCATTCGTATTTGTGGTGCAGTTTGAATTGCTATCTCTCTTGATATTTGTAAGTCATAGAGACGTTTATCCAGCCATTCAATGGAAGTTTGCAAATCATTAAGTCGTTGTTTATCTAAAGGATTATTTGAAGAATCTAATGATTGTTCTAATTTTGGTAACTGCTTTGCAATTATATCCTTTTTCTTCATTTCTGCAGCTGCAATATAGGTATTTAAATTATGGTAATATTCTTCGTTCAATTGATATAACTCGTTTAGCATTTTCAAATCGGAAAGTAAGCCTTTTTGAGAATGCTGTAGCTGAATCCCTAATCGATCAATCTGTTTGCTTAATCGATTATACTGGGTCATCTGCTCCTGGATTGATGATGTTGAACGAGTGAAGAGTTTTTGCAGGAAACCTTTTTCTTTTTCGATTAAATCATCTGGGTTGATCTTACTTAAATGCTCCATTAGCTTATGCAAAATTTCACGAATAGGCGATGTATCATTACGTTGTACTCGAATCAGCATATTATGGGTAAAGTTTTTTAAAGAATGCTGAATTTCTGAGCCAAAATGTAGAATATTTTCGTATTGTGAAACATCTAGTTTGCTCGCCAACAATAATGCATGGGACTGCTTTTCCTCACTAAGGGTAGAGTAGACAGGGGTTTCTATTGTATAGTGATTATTTGCAAAAGGATGTAAAAAAGAGCCCTCATTATTTGAAAACTCTTCAAATGGATGATTGGGACTCTTTTTATTTGACATTATTTTCCACCTCGAAGATCGATTTGTTGAAGTTTTTTAGCGTTTTCAAGTTTTACAAAATCTAGTTCAATTCTAAGACTTTCCAAATCAGATTCAATTGCACATTTCAAATCATTCTCCATTGTAACATGAAGCCCTTTCAATGTTTTACGTGTATCTTCAAGTGCCAGGTGAATTTCTGTGTCCTTGACTTGAGTTTGACTTAACATTGTATAGGTTTGTGTTAATTGTACAGCTGATGGTAAATGTGAATAGAAGAAATCTTCTACAGAATAAAACTTTTGCGGGTTATTCTGAACAATGTGAACTAATCTTTTTGATAATTTCATCATCTCATTTAACAATTTAAAAGAACGAACTGAACGAACACGAATATATTGCTGTGATAGGGAATTAATATGTCCTTTCGCTTGTTTAATTTGATTTTCAATATGTTTATATTCAGAGCGAGATAGACCTAGCTCTTTACTTCTCTTCGATTTCTGGAAAGCTTTCATCGCTATATTGCTTATCAAATAGGCAGCAATTGATACTACCGGTACGAAAATATATCCAAGATCGAAATTAACAACCGTTAATATAAACACTGTAAAACCAATTAAAAAATTGAGTGCATGTCGTGTAAAGAAATTTGCAGCACCGAGCATAATTGTACCTCCTTTATTTCTATACTTGTTATTACGAAAGAGCGGAAGAAAAAGTTTCAATAGTTCCCGATTTTATGTGAGAAATATTTAATTATCTATAGGTTCACTTTAAATAAATCTATACAAAAATACAAGCCTTTAAGATAGCTTGAAATTATTTATTGTATAACTTTTTTCTCAATATATAATGTGTAAGAATTTATAGAAATGTGTTGAGTAGTGGTTAATAATGATCGCGCAAGGTCTTAAAATAGACAAATTCATAGCATTTCCATTAAAATGCATATTAGAAGAAGGAAAGGATCGGAAGTAGAGTGTACCAAATCATTTATATGAAAGCTGATTATGAACCTTGGTGGATGTTTGATGGATGGGAATCAAATATTGTAGCGACTTCACAATTTGAATCTGAAGGGGATTTAGAACAAATGCTTCAAGAGACATTAAAGGAATTTCGTCAAAAGTATGAACACGAAGCATCTAAAGAAGAGAAGTACTATGCCTTTTGGACGGATGAAGAGCAAGAGTATTGTGAAGCATGTGAAGATGATATCCAAATTTATCATGGAATAATTGTCGCTAAATTGATAAAGGATAATGAGTAAATAGTTCAATTAACAGAAATAAGTGAAAATTTTAAAAAAGTTGAATAATGCATTTGACAAAATGTCATAAGATGGTATAATTTAAATAACAATAATATTGCATGACCGGGTACAAATTGATTCACATATTACAAAGAGTGATCGGTGTAAAGTCGGTACTCTTTGTAATATGTGAATTTTTTATTACGGTAAAACAATCACATATTGTTAATATTTTTATTTTTTGGAGGTTTTCTTAAATGAAACAAGGTACAGTAAAATGGTTTAACTCAGAAAAAGGTTTTGGATTCATCGAAGTTGAAGGAGAAAACGACGTATTCGTACACTTCTCAGCTATTCAAGGTGAAGGTTTCAAAACTCTTGACGAAGGTCAAAAAGTGGAATTCGAGGTTGTTGATGGAAACCGCGGACCACAAGCTGCTAACGTAGTAAAACTATAATTTAACTAAAAATCGTAGATTGGAGACATCCCTTAGAAGAGGGATGTCTCTTTTAATGTAGACTGATATCTTCTAAAGTAGAAGTTACGATAAACTGTTCAGAACTATTTTCTGACATGATCGCTTCTGTTTTAACAACACCATAATCCTCCACGATATATTTCCTGTTTTTAAAACCATCACCTGTTTCTTCTATGATGAAAACATCATCAAAGGTTTGGTATGGAGTAACAAGCTCAGAATCTGTTTCAATAATTGACCAATTTTTAAATGTCGTTCCAACTTCTATCGGCCCAGCTAAGAAGGTGTCGAGTACAGGGAGCTTATCTAAATCTTCAATTTTTGGATAATCAGCATCTTCTGGCATTCCCTCCACAAGCTTATCCATCACTAATAAAATCTCATTCTCATCAACCCGATAGACTTTCATCGTAACGGCACCACCGTTATCGATAATAGTCGCCACATAGTTTGATGATAAGTAAGTTGTTTTTTCGGTAAAGCTTGCAAATTCATTCCCATCTCCGATAAAGGTTGCAATTGATTCTGCTGGTTTAAAATAGTGCATAAAATCTATTTCAGCTGGATTTTCTGGATTTTGGCCATTTTTGGGCTCTTTATTGACTTGTTCTGGTGGTTTTCTATCTATATTTTCTGAAAGTGAACTAGTCTCCTCAGAATCTTTTTCCTTATCATGATTACATCCATATAAAACAAAGAGGGAAGAGATTATTATTAAAAACTTTTTCATGCAAAACCTCCTTTAAATTATTATAGCGTATTATAAAAGATAGTTTGTTATGCAAAACGCATTGACTGTTGATAATAATATTATTATGTATACTAGGAATTTCGAAAATAAAAATCCGCAAACATTGAAGTTTACGGATTTTAATTGATGAATTACTTAATTCCTTGAGCTTCTTTCCACTCTAGGAACTCATCATAAGTTAATTGCTTATCAAGAATTGTACCGTCTTCTTGAATTTCAATAACACGGTTAGCAATTGTTTGAATAAATTGATGGTCATGTGATGTAAAGATCATAGCACCTTTAAAGCGAATTAATCCTTCGTTTAGTGCTTGAATTGATTCTAAGTCCAAATGGTTAGTAGGCTCATCTAATAATAATACGTTTGAGTTAGAAAGCATCATTTTAGATAGCATACAGCGAACTTTTTCTCCTCCAGAGAGAACAGAAGGGGATTTCTTCACTTCTTCACCAGAGAATAACATGCGTCCTAAGAAGCCACGTAAGAAGCTTTCTGTTTCATCTTCAGGAGAATATTGACGAAGCCACTCAACTAATGATTTTTCTGATCCTGTGAAATACTTATCATGATCATTTTCAAAATAGCTTTGAGATGTTGTGACACCCCATTTGAATGAACCGCTATCTGCTTGGCGCTGTTCCATTAAGATATCCATTAAAGCAGTTTTTGCTAATGGGCTACCAAGTAAGATGATTTTATCTTCTTTATTCATCATAAAGCGAACATCTTTAAATAATACTTCACCCTCTTGAGACGCAGTCAAGCCATCAACAGTTAAAACGTCATTCCCGATATCACGGCCAATTTGGAAATTGATGAATGGATACTTACGGCTAGATGGTTTGATATCTTCTAGCTCGATTTTGTCCAGCATTTTTTTACGTGAAGTCGCTTGACTAGATTTAGATGCATTTGCAGAGAAACGAGCAACGAATGCTTGTAGCTCTTTAATTTTCTCTTCTTTTTTCTTGTTTTGGTCTTGAGCCATTTTAAGTGCTAATTGGCTTGATTCATACCAGAAATCATAGTTCCCAACATAAATTTGGATTTTAGAGAAATCTAAATCCGCAATATGCGTACAAACCTTGTTTAAGAAGTGGCGGTCATGGGATACAACAATGACTGTGTTTTCAAAGTTAATTAAAAACTCTTCTAACCATTTAATCGCTTTTAGGTCCAAGTGGTTGGTAGGCTCATCGAGTAATAGAACATCTGGTTTACCAAACAAGGCTTGAGCTAATAATACTTTTACTTTATCTGAACCTTCTAAATCTGCCATCTGTACGTAGTGAAGCTCGTCACCAATCCCTAAACCATTCAATAAAGTTGCAGCTTCTGAATCAGCTTCCCAACCGTTCAAGTCTGCAAATTCACCTTCAAGTTCTGCTGCACGCATACCGTCTTCATCAGAGAAGTCTTCTTTCATGTAAATCGCGTCTTTCTCAGCTTTTACTTCCCAAAGACGTTTGTTCCCCATAACAACAGTATCTAGAACGTTATATTCATCGTATTCAAAGTGGTTTTGTTTTAATACGGATAAACGCTCATCTTTACCCATTGATACGTGACCTTCTTGTGGTTCGATATCTCCGGATAAGATTTTAAGGAAAGTGGATTTTCCGGCACCATTCGCACCAATAAGTCCATAACAGTTTCCAGGTGTGAATTTAATATTTACATCTTCAAATAATTTGCGATCGCCATAGCGAAGACCTACATTGCTAACTTGAATCATGTAAGCTCCTCCTTTTTATATTCAGCTGTTTAAATTGTTTCAAAAATCTCTTTTGTACACAATATTTCTATTATAGCATGGAGTCAATACAAAAGCTACAAAACACTGGTATCACCTAATCGTATTAGCAATTCCATAAATTTCTCCCGTTCTCTTTTTTCTTTTGAATGATTTCTAGTATAATAGGGGAACCACTTAAGTAGAGGGGTAGTCTATGATACAAAAAGCACAAAAGGTTTTAAAACAATATTTTGGATACGATAGTTTCCGCATAGCGCAACAAGAAGTAATAGAAAATGTGCTTAATGGTCGTGATACATTATGCGTGATGCCGACTGGTGGTGGGAAATCACTTTGTTATCAGGTTCCTGCATTATGTGTAGAGGGCACAACCGTTGTTATTTCACCTCTAATCTCCTTAATGAAGGATCAAGTAGATCTTCTTCATTCAAATGGGATAGAAGCCGCTTTTATTAATAGCTCACTAACTTATAGTCAAATAAACGAGACGATGGAAAGGGTGAAAAATGGTTACATAAAGCTTTTATATATTGCTCCTGAACGGTTGGAAAATGAAAAGTTTCGAAATGAGCTTTCGCAACTAAAAGTCCCTTTAGTGGCAATTGATGAAGCCCATTGTATTTCCCAGTGGGGCCATGATTTTAGACCAAGTTATAGAACGATATCCTCACTCGTATCCCTTTGGTCAAAAAAGCCATCCGTGATTGCTTTAACTGCAACGGCAACACCTACAGTGAGTGAAGATATTTGTTCCTTATTACGTATTGACGAAAATGATAGCTTTATTGCAGGATTTTCAAGAGACAACTTATCTTTTAAAGTACTGATTGGTGAAAACAGAGAGCAATACATTAAAAAATATGTGAAAAACAATTCAAACGAAGTTGGAATTATTTATGCAGCTACAAGAAAATCGGTAGAAGCAGTTTACGAATTATTATTAAAAAATGGAGTACGGGTTGCAAAGTACCATGGTGGTATGGGGGAAGCTGAAAGAACACAGGAACAAAATCGTTTCCTACAGGATGAAGTCCAAGTCATGGTAGCAACAAATGCCTTTGGAATGGGTATAAACAAAACAAACGTACGTTTTGTAATCCATTATCAAATGCCTCGTAATATGGAGAGCTATTATCAGGAAGCGGGGCGGGCTGGTCGCGATGGATTGCCAAGTGAATGTATCCTGCTCTATAGCTCTTCAGATGAGCAGACACAGCGTTTCCTTATAGATCAAGCACAAGATCGTACACGAATTCCATTAGAACTTGAGAAGCTCCAAAGTATGGTTGATTACTGTCATACGGAGAATTGTTTACAGGCATATATCGTAGAATATTTTGGCGAGTCTAAAGCTTCAGAATGTGGTCAATGTAGTAATTGTATCGATGTTCGACCCAAAATGGATGTCACAGAAGATACACAGAAGGTATTATCCTGTGTTGCTCGAATGGGGCAAAAATTTGGTAAAACAATCACTGCTCAAGTACTAGCAGGTTCTCGAAATAAAAAAATCGAAGGCTTTAGACACTTATCCACATTCGGTATCTTAAAATCAATGACAGCAAAAGAAATATCAAGTTTCATTGAATTTTTAATTTCGGAGAAAGTGTTATTGGTTCAGCCCGGTCAATTTCCCACAATCTATATTTCCGATGAAGGAAAGGCTGTCCTTTTAGGACAAAAGAAAGTGCTCCGCCGAACGAAGGTTGAAGTAACGGCAGTCAAACAGGATGATCCATTGTTTGAGCATTTACGCGCAGTTCGAAAAGCATTAGCTGAAAAAGAAGGGGTTCCGCCTTTTGTTGTCTTTTCCGATAAGACTTTAAAGGATATGTGTGAGAAAAAACCGACGGACGAACGAATGTTCTTGGATGTGAGTGGAGTCGGGCAAAATAAGCTTGAACGCTATGGTTCGGTCTTCCTTTCTGCAATCAAAGAGTTCAGCTCTTAAAAATAACGAAATTTTCTTCAATAAGGCATGAAAACATAAAAGGCGACAAAATCCAACCTTGGTTTTGTCGCCTTTTGTTATATTGTCTTATTGCCCATGAAATTATTTTTAGCGATTTTATTTCCAATGAGAATTAATAAATTCATCTCGACCCGAAATTGCACGGTCTTCTTTGTAATGCTTTTCTTCTTTTCTATAATAATCTTGATGGTAATCCTCTGCTTCGTAAAACGTAGTAGCTTCTATAATCTGAGTAACAATCGGTTTTTTAAAACGACCACTATCAGCTAATTGCTGTTTTGAACTTTCAGCCAGTTTTTGCTGCTCCTTCGAATGATAGAAGATTGCTGTTTTGTAGGATTCCCCACGATCATGGAATTGACCACCATCATCGGTAGGGTCAATTTGCATCCAATAGATTTCTAGTAATTTATCATATGGAAATACAGTAGAATCGAATTCAATTTGAACCACTTCTAAATGGCCAGTATTTCCTTCTTTTACTTGATCATATGTAGGATTTTCCACAGTACCTCCCATATAACCAGAAGTTACTTTATTTATACCATCCCACTCAACGAAGGGTTTTACCATACACCAGAAACATCCACCTGCAAATGTAGCTTTTTCCATTTTTTTACGCCTCCAATGCTTAAAATAAATAGTATTGTAACATGATATAGGTAATGAAACAATTTTTTAACAATTATTTATTGGTTATTTCAAGCTAGTTGTCTTCTGCCGTAGTATAATAATGGAAAAATGAACCTTTCTATCATTCCAAACGTCTCGTAATTGAATTTTTAAAGGGGAGAATCTAGATGGAAGAAAATCAAGTAGGAGAAAAACGCCAGACCCGACATAAAAAAAGGAAATTACGAAAAGGAAGGCTGCTTATTACCTTCTTATTGCTGTTATTGGTAGTGATAGGAATCTATTCTTATTTCCAATATCAAAAGGGGCTACAGCTGGCATCAGAAACAAAATTACCCGAGGCTGATTTTGTTGCAGATGATGAACATAAGACGATAAAAAACTATTTGATCATAGGGGTTGATAGTCGTGGGGAGGAGGAGTCTCGTTCAGATACGATGATGCTGCTATCATGGAATCAAGATACAAATGATTTGAAGCTAGTATCCTTCATGCGAGACATTTATGCTGATATCCCAGGCTATAAGTCATATAAATTAAATACTGCCTATTATTTAGGCGGCGTACAGCTATTGAAAGATACATTAAACACAATGTTTGATGTGCCGATACATCATTACGCATTAATT is drawn from Lysinibacillus sp. SGAir0095 and contains these coding sequences:
- a CDS encoding 5-bromo-4-chloroindolyl phosphate hydrolysis family protein, with translation MLGAANFFTRHALNFLIGFTVFILTVVNFDLGYIFVPVVSIAAYLISNIAMKAFQKSKRSKELGLSRSEYKHIENQIKQAKGHINSLSQQYIRVRSVRSFKLLNEMMKLSKRLVHIVQNNPQKFYSVEDFFYSHLPSAVQLTQTYTMLSQTQVKDTEIHLALEDTRKTLKGLHVTMENDLKCAIESDLESLRIELDFVKLENAKKLQQIDLRGGK
- the recQ gene encoding DNA helicase RecQ, with the protein product MIQKAQKVLKQYFGYDSFRIAQQEVIENVLNGRDTLCVMPTGGGKSLCYQVPALCVEGTTVVISPLISLMKDQVDLLHSNGIEAAFINSSLTYSQINETMERVKNGYIKLLYIAPERLENEKFRNELSQLKVPLVAIDEAHCISQWGHDFRPSYRTISSLVSLWSKKPSVIALTATATPTVSEDICSLLRIDENDSFIAGFSRDNLSFKVLIGENREQYIKKYVKNNSNEVGIIYAATRKSVEAVYELLLKNGVRVAKYHGGMGEAERTQEQNRFLQDEVQVMVATNAFGMGINKTNVRFVIHYQMPRNMESYYQEAGRAGRDGLPSECILLYSSSDEQTQRFLIDQAQDRTRIPLELEKLQSMVDYCHTENCLQAYIVEYFGESKASECGQCSNCIDVRPKMDVTEDTQKVLSCVARMGQKFGKTITAQVLAGSRNKKIEGFRHLSTFGILKSMTAKEISSFIEFLISEKVLLVQPGQFPTIYISDEGKAVLLGQKKVLRRTKVEVTAVKQDDPLFEHLRAVRKALAEKEGVPPFVVFSDKTLKDMCEKKPTDERMFLDVSGVGQNKLERYGSVFLSAIKEFSS
- the msrA gene encoding peptide-methionine (S)-S-oxide reductase MsrA codes for the protein MEKATFAGGCFWCMVKPFVEWDGINKVTSGYMGGTVENPTYDQVKEGNTGHLEVVQIEFDSTVFPYDKLLEIYWMQIDPTDDGGQFHDRGESYKTAIFYHSKEQQKLAESSKQQLADSGRFKKPIVTQIIEATTFYEAEDYHQDYYRKEEKHYKEDRAISGRDEFINSHWK
- a CDS encoding ABC-F family ATP-binding cassette domain-containing protein; the encoded protein is MIQVSNVGLRYGDRKLFEDVNIKFTPGNCYGLIGANGAGKSTFLKILSGDIEPQEGHVSMGKDERLSVLKQNHFEYDEYNVLDTVVMGNKRLWEVKAEKDAIYMKEDFSDEDGMRAAELEGEFADLNGWEADSEAATLLNGLGIGDELHYVQMADLEGSDKVKVLLAQALFGKPDVLLLDEPTNHLDLKAIKWLEEFLINFENTVIVVSHDRHFLNKVCTHIADLDFSKIQIYVGNYDFWYESSQLALKMAQDQNKKKEEKIKELQAFVARFSANASKSSQATSRKKMLDKIELEDIKPSSRKYPFINFQIGRDIGNDVLTVDGLTASQEGEVLFKDVRFMMNKEDKIILLGSPLAKTALMDILMEQRQADSGSFKWGVTTSQSYFENDHDKYFTGSEKSLVEWLRQYSPEDETESFLRGFLGRMLFSGEEVKKSPSVLSGGEKVRCMLSKMMLSNSNVLLLDEPTNHLDLESIQALNEGLIRFKGAMIFTSHDHQFIQTIANRVIEIQEDGTILDKQLTYDEFLEWKEAQGIK
- a CDS encoding toxic anion resistance protein, which translates into the protein MSNKKSPNHPFEEFSNNEGSFLHPFANNHYTIETPVYSTLSEEKQSHALLLASKLDVSQYENILHFGSEIQHSLKNFTHNMLIRVQRNDTSPIREILHKLMEHLSKINPDDLIEKEKGFLQKLFTRSTSSIQEQMTQYNRLSKQIDRLGIQLQHSQKGLLSDLKMLNELYQLNEEYYHNLNTYIAAAEMKKKDIIAKQLPKLEQSLDSSNNPLDKQRLNDLQTSIEWLDKRLYDLQISREIAIQTAPQIRMIQQTNQMLVEKIQSSVMTTIPLWQTQISMLINMNNQRRANQTTRRLMETSEQMLHKNAKMLETTAKDTSKKKALSHHEIDLFKQTQLELINSIEETLRVQAISNEQQASIEATIIERA
- a CDS encoding cold-shock protein, whose product is MKQGTVKWFNSEKGFGFIEVEGENDVFVHFSAIQGEGFKTLDEGQKVEFEVVDGNRGPQAANVVKL
- a CDS encoding DUF1033 family protein, translating into MYQIIYMKADYEPWWMFDGWESNIVATSQFESEGDLEQMLQETLKEFRQKYEHEASKEEKYYAFWTDEEQEYCEACEDDIQIYHGIIVAKLIKDNE